A section of the Acropora muricata isolate sample 2 chromosome 4, ASM3666990v1, whole genome shotgun sequence genome encodes:
- the LOC136914312 gene encoding neuronal pentraxin-1-like isoform X2, producing the protein MLAVIASICFGLLSGVASCPADYALEFPKQGVTDYVHIWGMRSLTQFTVCFWLKTTQSSIGTPFSYASNAADNELLIYYEKNGRVFLGVGQVVLNTGVVINDGKFHQICVTWRNSDGQWKIYKDGGLARAGAGLKRGYTIHAAGSLTLGQEQDSVGGGFDAKQSFQGMLTNVNVWSYTLPASTIKEMSHCCLTGKGNVYEWSNFIYGVRGNPRLVMPPGCPCSL; encoded by the exons ATGCTTGCAGTGATCGCTAGTATCTGCTTTGGCCTCCTCTCTGGCGTTGCCAGCTGCCCAGCAG ACTACGCCCTTGAATTTCCTAAACAGGGAGTCACTGACTACGTGCATATCTGGGGCATGCGCAGTTTGACACAATTTACAGTCTGCTTCTGGCTAAAAACGACTCAGTCATCAATAGGGACCCCATTTAGCTACGCGTCAAATGCTGCGGATAATGAACTGCTTATTTACTACGAAAAGAATGGACGCGTTTTTTTGGGGGTCGGCCAGGTTGTACT TAACACGGGTGTGGTAATCAACGACGGTAAATTCCACCAGATCTGTGTAACTTGGAGGAACAGCGACGGTCAATGGAAGATCTACAAGGATGGAGGCTTGGCAAGAGCAGGGGCAGGTCTTAAAAGAGGTTACACCATTCATGCTGCAGGATCCTTGACGCTGGGGCAGGAGCAAGACTCAGTTGGAGGTGGCTTCGACGCTAAGCAGTCTTTCCAAGGGATGTTGACGAATGTCAATGTTTGGTCGTATACCTTGCCGGCATCAACGATCAAGGAGATGTCACACTGCTGCCTGACTGGGAAAGGAAACGTGTATGAGTGGTCCAACTTCATATACGGCGTCAGAGGCAACCCCCGCCTTGTGATGCCACCTGGGTGCCCATGCTCTTTGTAA
- the LOC136914312 gene encoding neuronal pentraxin-1-like isoform X1, whose amino-acid sequence MERVKERLSSDHATKDHREEITKHLHVEENQVMLAVIASICFGLLSGVASCPADYALEFPKQGVTDYVHIWGMRSLTQFTVCFWLKTTQSSIGTPFSYASNAADNELLIYYEKNGRVFLGVGQVVLNTGVVINDGKFHQICVTWRNSDGQWKIYKDGGLARAGAGLKRGYTIHAAGSLTLGQEQDSVGGGFDAKQSFQGMLTNVNVWSYTLPASTIKEMSHCCLTGKGNVYEWSNFIYGVRGNPRLVMPPGCPCSL is encoded by the exons ATGGAGCGAGTAAAGGAGAGACTCTCGAGCgaccacgcgacgaaagatcatcgGGAAGAAATAACCAAACACCTTCACG TTGAAGAAAACCAAGTCATGCTTGCAGTGATCGCTAGTATCTGCTTTGGCCTCCTCTCTGGCGTTGCCAGCTGCCCAGCAG ACTACGCCCTTGAATTTCCTAAACAGGGAGTCACTGACTACGTGCATATCTGGGGCATGCGCAGTTTGACACAATTTACAGTCTGCTTCTGGCTAAAAACGACTCAGTCATCAATAGGGACCCCATTTAGCTACGCGTCAAATGCTGCGGATAATGAACTGCTTATTTACTACGAAAAGAATGGACGCGTTTTTTTGGGGGTCGGCCAGGTTGTACT TAACACGGGTGTGGTAATCAACGACGGTAAATTCCACCAGATCTGTGTAACTTGGAGGAACAGCGACGGTCAATGGAAGATCTACAAGGATGGAGGCTTGGCAAGAGCAGGGGCAGGTCTTAAAAGAGGTTACACCATTCATGCTGCAGGATCCTTGACGCTGGGGCAGGAGCAAGACTCAGTTGGAGGTGGCTTCGACGCTAAGCAGTCTTTCCAAGGGATGTTGACGAATGTCAATGTTTGGTCGTATACCTTGCCGGCATCAACGATCAAGGAGATGTCACACTGCTGCCTGACTGGGAAAGGAAACGTGTATGAGTGGTCCAACTTCATATACGGCGTCAGAGGCAACCCCCGCCTTGTGATGCCACCTGGGTGCCCATGCTCTTTGTAA